Part of the Thermococcus barossii genome is shown below.
ATCACACATAGTAGGGGATAGAATCGACCATCCCACGAGGTGGGCAAGGTTTGAGATCAATGTTCCCGGGATGCATCTTGAGTACAAATTTGTTATGAATTCTGGGATTGTGTACATCGATGATATCAACGAAGAACTCCAGTATGAGCCATTGACAAGAAGAGAGTTATACAGATTCAAGGCTACGTTTGTAAGTCCTATGCCAACTGGAAAGGTCTGGGTGAATGAAGTCAACCTGTACACCAAAAACGAGCCGGAGAAAGTCATCGGCGATATGATTCCAGGCTACCTGAACGCAGTAATCCTCAGTTTTACTGAGATAAACTACAAGGGAAGAAAGAGACACAACGTCAATCTCTTGGACGAATCTATGGTGACTCCCTTAGAGACCTCGGATGTCTTACGGCAACTCGTACATTACTATACCGAGAATGTCAGGGCACCTATAATGAGAGCCAAAATACCTAATCAAGTCGTAGAAAGGATTCTCGAAAAGTTCAGCAGATACATGGGTAGAAGGTTTACCGTTGAGACTCCAGCTTTTTCGGAGCTTGGAATGAGGGTAACAAAGACAAGTCGAGATGTCCTTGTGGAGCTGCTGAACCCAACCTATTACTATCTCCTTATCAAAGAGATCCCCAAGACTGTGATAAGTCTAGATGACCTCTATCTCACAGTTGAGGAAGTGGCCTCAAACCCATCCCATCATATTGAGATAACACAGGCCATTGCGAAGAACAGCACTGTGACTCATGCCAAAGAGGTCAATGTCAAATGGGCCCTCAAAGCACACATGCCACAAAAATTGTAGGCCTTATGGAATCCCAAAGGTGAGACCCACAGTTGAACACTCCCATTCTTCACTCACCGGTAGTAATCAACTTTCCCATCAAAAAAGACTTCCAAAGAGCCTGTAAAGTGTCCTTGTCACCACGCTGCCTTTGATGTAGCATGAGAACGTTCCATTAAAATGATCGAAGAGGCTATCACTCAAAGAATCCATGCAACATTGACTTTATAGTGTGTAGTTTACCTAATCTCGCTCAAGGTTTGAAAGTCAAAGACAAGTTCACAAGATCCACATGCATATTCGAAGAAATCAAGGACTCTCAAGCGAGAAGCAAGGAATTGAATGGTAGCCCCGCCGGGATTCGAACCCGGGTCGCGGGATCCAAAGTCCCGCATGCTTGGCCGCTACACCACGGGGCTGCCTGATAGGAAAAGCTAAGAAGGAGCTTATAAACCTTAAGTCCACAGGTAGATCAACACCCCCATTCCAATCTATGCTTCCCACGCTTTGATTGGCGTACAATTGTACTCTGTCCCTTCCAAGATTGCACACTCCTGTTTCTCACCGTTGGAATAGAGGCAAACTTCTTGATCAAGCTTTGCTTGCGCAAAGCTTGCTAAAACGCGAACTCCTCCACGCTGAACTCCTCGATGACCCTCTCGAAGTCGTGCTCCGGCGCGTAGGTGAACCCGCAGGAGGAACACTTCAGGACGCCGTTCTCCTCATGGAGCGGGGAAAAGCAGACCGGACAGCGGTACTCCTCGCGGCTCAGCCCCTCGTACACCTCGTCCTTCATGACGAGCAGGTTCAGCTCGCTCTCCCAGTCCTCGTGGAGCATGCCCCAGTAAGGAACCTCGACCGGGTAAAAGTCCTCAAGGATGAGCGCTTTAATCCCGATGCCCTTAACACCCGGCGGGAGCTTCCCAGTGGGCTCGATGCTGACAACGTACTGGTCGTAGAATTCTATGTGTTCCGTTCTAACCGTCAAGCCCCGTGAAAGCCTCGAACGCAAGGGGATTATCTGAAGGAATAGGTTCTCCCTCTCCATATCCCAGCTCGCGCTTATTGAGACGCTCCCCTTGGTAAAGAACTGGGTGATATAGCGGTCGTCACGCTCTTCCCCGGCGAGAGAAAAGCCGAGCTTACCCATGGCCCTGCTCAGGAAGTTGGGCCGCGGAAGCCTGCGGTAGTTGATCAAATACTCCCCTATCCATCCGGCCAAAGGCATGGAGTAGCCGATGAAGACCTGCCTTTGAACCCTGAGGTACGCGACGCTGGGGAGCAGTTTAAATTGATTCAACATCAAAGAAAGAGGGGCATAATGATATATATGATTAACGGAAAAGCTAGGAGCCAAAGAACTCGTCGAGGCTGATGCCCTTCTTGGGCTTCTTCATCTTTGACTTCTCCTTCCTGACTGCCTTTTCTAGACCCTCGGAGGGTTTTGCTTTCTTATCGGCTTTTTTGGACTTCTTTTCAGTTTTCGTCCCGGCCTTTGACTTTTCGGCCTTTTTCTTGAGCTTCCCATTGGCCTTCAGCTCGTCCAGGTAGCCATTCCTGCCGTTAGATTTGCCCGTCCGCTCCTTTATCATCTTCTCGCATACGTCGGCGGAGAATCCCATGAGCGTCCTCTGCCTCTCCGGGAAGACGTTCTCGAAGAGGCTCTTGATGTCCTTCTCGGTCAGACATATCCTCTGCCTCGTGTAGTCGAGGACGCTGTACTTCGTAACGAGCATCTTCGCGGTTGGCAGGTACTTCTCTATGGCGCCCTTGCTGACGGTGAGGACTATCTTACCGCCGCACTTCGGGCATTTGCCGGTGAGGGGCGGTCTGCGGTACTTCGTGTTGCACTTGACGCAGCGGAACTCCTGACGGGTGAAGCTCCTCAGGTTGCCCCTCAGGTCGGGGACGAGGTGGGAGTTGATTATCGTTTCGGCAACGTGGTGCTCGTCCACCGCGCGGATGCGCTCAGCGAGGGCGAGCTGGCGCTCCACCTTCTCGACCATATCGCCGAGCTGTTTGTACAGGCTCATCTTCGGGCCGAGGCCGATGTCGTCGGTGTCGTGGGTGAACTTCAGGCCTTCGTACATCTCCGGTTTGCCCAGCCTGTCCTCAACGCGCTCGATGAACTTTATCTCCTTGGGCGATTTCATCTCGTAGGTGGCGCTGTAGAATTCAAGGGGATAGTAGCGGACCACGTCCATGTTGTGGACCTCGCTGTCCACCTCGCGCGGGTCGAGGCGCGTGGTAACGACGAGCGGAGCGTCCATCTTGCCGCCGCGCTTCTCGGGCAGGTAGTACTTGCTGAAGTTGAGCAGTGCATCGAGGAGGAGCATGACAGCGTCCTCATCCCCGTCGCAGTTGCGTCTTTTAGCTGCATGATAGTACGGGTGAGCGTAGCCCACCAGAACGTCCGAAAAGCCGATTATCCTGCCGATGATTCCGGCCGAGGTGTGCGGGGCCAAACCTATAACGAGGTGCCCGACGAGGTCCTCCATCTTCTCGGCGTTGTAGAACCTCGGCAGGCCGTAGAACTTCTCAAGGAGGTCGTCTATGAAGCGAGCCACCTTGAGGAGATATTTTCCTGCCTCGTAGGGCAGTATGACGTCCTGGACTTTAAGCTCGAGTATCTGGTCGTCCCTCTCTAAGGGCTTGCCCTCGAAGTCGTGGGTGTAGCCGAGCTCCCTCAATTTTTCAACGCTCGTTCCAATCTCCCTCGGCTTGAAGTGGGTTATGGGTGCATCGGTGGCGTCGAAGCGAATGGTACCATCTTTAAAGACGTAGACGTCGTTTTTGGCCCTCAGCAGGCCCTTCTCAAGCGGTTCTGCCATCTTAAAGCCGGAGGTCATACCCTGGACGCCCTTGAGCCTGTCGATGCCGTAGACCTTGACGTTCTCCATCGCGGCGCGGAGAAGCTCGGAGGGCTTTATGGTTCTCCTCGCGTAGGGCTTAAGCTCGGTTCCGCACTTCGGACAGTGGAAGTCAAAGTTCTCGGCCTCGCTCTGCGAGTAATCAACGTTGCACTTGGCGCAGTGCCAGAGGAGCTCCTTCCGTGTCCCACAGCGCGGGCAGATGTGCTCAGGCCCGGTGTGGCCGCACTCCGGGCACTTGAAGAAGGCTATCTCCACGCTGGTGACCTTTCCCTCCTCGGCGGCCTTCTTTATGTCGCGCGAGCTTCCACCGGCGAGGCCTATGGGGAAGAGAACCTGTACCGGCGGCTTCATCTTCCTCTCCTTGGCCTTCTCCGGCCTGCCCATACGAGCGCCGATCCAGCTGATTCCCCTGTCGCGGAGCTTTATCCCATTGTTCTCGTTGATGATGTCGATGACCGTGAAGAGGGGCTTGGCTTTGAACTCCCACTCGAGGTTGCCCAGGGGTGTGAGCAGAGCTGCACTCCAGGGGTAGTCTATCACGATGACCTTTTTCCTGTCCTCGGTTCGCTCAAGCCTGTGGGGGAGGCCGAGCAGTTCAAGGTGGCGCTTTATCTTTGGATCGCTGTCGAGAACTACCTTCCTCGCGAACTTGAGCTTTCTGAACTCGTCCCACTCGATTTGAGCACCCACAAGGGCCCTCTGGAGCTCCTCAACCTCTTCCGGCTCCAGCGTGTTCCAGTAGAGGGTGTAGTACGGGTGAAGGGGAACGTCGAGAACCTTTGAGATGTGCACCGCCTCCTCGACGCTCGGCCTCACGCGGAGGGGGTCCTTAAGGAGCTTCTCCAGAAAATCGGGGTCGAGCTCAATGTATTCCGCCGCCTCTTCGATCGCCTCGCGCGGGTTGTCGGAGAAGGGTTCGAGCTCGACCTCGTAGGTCTCCACCATGGCCTTGACGAACTCCTGAACCCACCATTCCTCGGCGTAGTTGGCAGGCAGGAGCGTCTGGTTGTTCTCGACGAAGTCGCCGAAGTTCACCAGAGCGTCCCCGACATATAAGATTTCCTCGATTTTGTCCCTGATTCTGAGGGCCGTTTGGTAGTCCTCTACCCTCACCACGCTCCCGTCCTTGAGCTTGACTATCGGCCCCTCGACGGTGGTGGCGGGGGTTACGATGCAGCCCTTGCCAGGCCTCTCCGTCTTCATCTGGGTCCCAATCGCTATGAACTCGTCGAGGATGAGCATCGTCGCTGGGTTCACGCTCCAGGTGGCGAACCCGCTGACGCGGGAGCGACCGTAGCGGAGCCTGAACCCGCCGTTGGTTGATGGCTCGGCGAAGAGGGGCCTTCCACCGATTATCTCCTTCGTGTACTTCTTGTTGGGGGCTACATTGGCCCTAAAGCGCTCGTAAAGCCCGTAGTAGAAGCCCTTCTCGACCTTTTCCTTTACCTCGTCTTTCGGAACCTCCTCGGCCCTGGACTCGTCTGAGGCTTTCTTTTCATCTCCGGATTTTCCCTTCTCCTTGGCCTCGACGAACTCCTTTATCCAGTCCCAGCCGTCCACACCCATCTTGTCTATGTACTTGACGAGCTTCTTCGCCTTCTGGAGGACGCCCTCGGCCAGGACGAGAATAGCTCCACCGCGCAGGTGGTTGGTTTCAACGCCGGGAACGTCGCGGTGGGAAACCTCGACCTTGTCGGTTTCTTCGCCGGTTATCTCAATGGGGATGTTCCTCATGGCCAGCCTTACCTCGTCGGCCTCGGGGTGATACTGCAGGCGCGTGACGGCGCGGTGGTAGAGGTCTACCTCCTCGACCATTCTCTCAATGTGCTTCTCGCTGGGCTTGAAGCGGTCGAGACCGAGCTTTTTACGGACGTAATCCCCGACGAGGACGCTCAGAGCCTGGGCCGTTCCACCGGAGCTCCTTATCGGTCCCGCGTAGTAGAGCGCCAGGTACTCGCTGTTGTCGGCCCACTCGTTGCGCTTGATCTTAACGTCGGCTATTCCCTCAAGGGGAGCCGAGACGATGCCCTCTGTGAGGATCGCCAGGGCAGTTCTGACGGCCTGCTCAGCGTACTTCTCCTTGCTCCCAAGGTCACCGAACCTGCCCTCGATGATTTCATCCACCACTTTAAGCGCGGCCAGCTCCTTTCCGTACTCCTTGACGAGAACGCGTATCCTCTCTGCCACACCCTTCGGCCCGACGAGGCTCTCCACACGGCCGGCCATGTCCGTGGCCTGCGGCACCTCCACTTCAAGGCTCGGGTCCTTGCCCTGAGCGCGGGCCTTTCTCGCAACCTCATAGGCCCTGTCAATCTCGCGCTGGAGGGATTCAAAGTAAGCTTTCATCCCGGGCGAGTAGAGCTCCTCCCCCATTCAAACCCCCTCGCAGAACTGGTCGAACCTCACGACGGCGCGGAGACGAGCGGTCTCAACGTCTATTATCGGGACCCTCGCGGGGGTCGGCACGATGTTCACCATCTTCTGGAACTCCGTCTGAGCCTGCCAGGTACCGGTGTTTATCAGGAAAACGCCGTTATACATCTTGTACTGCATAACGTGGACGTGGCCGGCCTGGAAGAGGTCGGGAACCGACTCTATGACGAGAGTATCCTCGGGGTCGGGAGCTATGGGAACCTTCTCGCCAAATGT
Proteins encoded:
- a CDS encoding DNA-directed DNA polymerase II large subunit, with protein sequence MGEELYSPGMKAYFESLQREIDRAYEVARKARAQGKDPSLEVEVPQATDMAGRVESLVGPKGVAERIRVLVKEYGKELAALKVVDEIIEGRFGDLGSKEKYAEQAVRTALAILTEGIVSAPLEGIADVKIKRNEWADNSEYLALYYAGPIRSSGGTAQALSVLVGDYVRKKLGLDRFKPSEKHIERMVEEVDLYHRAVTRLQYHPEADEVRLAMRNIPIEITGEETDKVEVSHRDVPGVETNHLRGGAILVLAEGVLQKAKKLVKYIDKMGVDGWDWIKEFVEAKEKGKSGDEKKASDESRAEEVPKDEVKEKVEKGFYYGLYERFRANVAPNKKYTKEIIGGRPLFAEPSTNGGFRLRYGRSRVSGFATWSVNPATMLILDEFIAIGTQMKTERPGKGCIVTPATTVEGPIVKLKDGSVVRVEDYQTALRIRDKIEEILYVGDALVNFGDFVENNQTLLPANYAEEWWVQEFVKAMVETYEVELEPFSDNPREAIEEAAEYIELDPDFLEKLLKDPLRVRPSVEEAVHISKVLDVPLHPYYTLYWNTLEPEEVEELQRALVGAQIEWDEFRKLKFARKVVLDSDPKIKRHLELLGLPHRLERTEDRKKVIVIDYPWSAALLTPLGNLEWEFKAKPLFTVIDIINENNGIKLRDRGISWIGARMGRPEKAKERKMKPPVQVLFPIGLAGGSSRDIKKAAEEGKVTSVEIAFFKCPECGHTGPEHICPRCGTRKELLWHCAKCNVDYSQSEAENFDFHCPKCGTELKPYARRTIKPSELLRAAMENVKVYGIDRLKGVQGMTSGFKMAEPLEKGLLRAKNDVYVFKDGTIRFDATDAPITHFKPREIGTSVEKLRELGYTHDFEGKPLERDDQILELKVQDVILPYEAGKYLLKVARFIDDLLEKFYGLPRFYNAEKMEDLVGHLVIGLAPHTSAGIIGRIIGFSDVLVGYAHPYYHAAKRRNCDGDEDAVMLLLDALLNFSKYYLPEKRGGKMDAPLVVTTRLDPREVDSEVHNMDVVRYYPLEFYSATYEMKSPKEIKFIERVEDRLGKPEMYEGLKFTHDTDDIGLGPKMSLYKQLGDMVEKVERQLALAERIRAVDEHHVAETIINSHLVPDLRGNLRSFTRQEFRCVKCNTKYRRPPLTGKCPKCGGKIVLTVSKGAIEKYLPTAKMLVTKYSVLDYTRQRICLTEKDIKSLFENVFPERQRTLMGFSADVCEKMIKERTGKSNGRNGYLDELKANGKLKKKAEKSKAGTKTEKKSKKADKKAKPSEGLEKAVRKEKSKMKKPKKGISLDEFFGS